A genomic segment from Corylus avellana chromosome ca5, CavTom2PMs-1.0 encodes:
- the LOC132181368 gene encoding pentatricopeptide repeat-containing protein At1g11900 isoform X1 has translation MINASRHLKLFFQYHKTKPCSSLAIPGFRNQIPFTGSRLSRCNNCITSITVGFPLIGPFFDIISNFIGNYQLLATQASPNEEEVTDEALNQILTTIENAPKPNGEICTAFVEKLCEAGNLSAAARLLQSLRDKHIFHSPKAYNLLLGAASERHDIELLSQVFKELLVVQGSLSSTSYLYVAKAFAKTSDGIQLLIFVKEVSALTSPSATVINRIIFAFAECGQVDKALLIYDLIKSLRCKPDLITYNTILDILGHAGRTDEMVHEFASMKGAGIVPDVVSYNTLLNNLRKVGRLDLCLVYFREMGENGVKPDLLTYTALIESFGRSGNIEESIRLFKEMKLRQIRPSIYVYRSLINNLKKLGKLELAMKYLEEMNSCLSDLAGPNDFKRRRR, from the exons ATGATAAACGCTTCGAGGCACCTCAAGCTCTTTTTCCAATACCACAAGACAAAACCCTGCTCTTCTTTGGCAATTCCTGGGTTTAGAAATCAGATTCCCTTCACAGGAAGCAGACTTTCCCGGTGCAAT AACTGTATCACATCCATCACGGTTGGTTTCCCTTTGATCGGGCCATTTTTTGAcattataagtaattttattgGCAACTATCAGTTACTTGCAACACAGGCATCTCCTAATGAAGAGGAAGTCACAGATGAGGCCTTAAATCAAATTCTTACCACCATAGAAAATGCTCCAAAGCCCAATGGAGAAATTTGCACTGCTTTTGTTGAGAAGCTGTGTGAAGCTGGAAATCTTTCTGCTGCTGCTAGATTACTTCAATCTTTACGCGATAAACACATCTTTCATAGCCCTAAAGCCTATAATCTCTTATTAGGGGCAGCGAGTGAAAGGCATGACATTGAACTTTTGTCTCAAGTTTTCAAAGAATTATTGGTAGTTCAGGGATCCTTGAGTTCAACCTCTTATCTTTATGTTGCGAAGGCTTTTGCGAAGACAAGTGATGGTATACAGCTACTTATATTCGTCAAAGAAGTGTCAGCACTGACCTCTCCAAGTGCAACGGTTATAAACAGAATCATCTTTGCGTTTGCAGAATGTGGGCAGGTTGATAAGGCCCTTCTGATATATGATTTGATTAAGAGTCTAAGATGTAAGCCAGATttaattacatataataccATTTTGGATATTTTGGGTCATGCAGGACGCACAGATGAAATGGTCCATGAGTTTGCCTCAATGAAAGGAGCTGGAATTGTCCCAGATGTCGTTTCTTACAATACATTATTAAACAACTTGCGGAAAGTAGGTAGACTAGATTTATGCTTAGTGTATTTCAGGGAAATGGGTGAGAATGGAGTTAAACCAGATTTGCTTACTTATACTGCATTGATTGAGAGCTTTGGTCGATCAGGAAACATTGAGGAATCTATAAGACTCTTCAAGGAGATGAAGCTGAGGCAGATACGTCCTTCTATCTATGTTTATCGATCACTAATCAATAATTTAAAGAAGCTTGGGAAGTTGGAGTTGGCGATGAAATATTTGGAGGAAATGAATTCTTGTCTTTCAGATCTTGCTGGTCCAAATGATTTTAAACGGAGAAGAAGGTAG
- the LOC132183007 gene encoding external alternative NAD(P)H-ubiquinone oxidoreductase B3, mitochondrial-like produces MSAYSFFQRASKAYHDHPTLSKLLIVCTVSGGGLVAFSDARPFKSIYSNQVQGECNKKKVVVLGTGWAGTSFLKNLDNSSYDVHVVSPRNYFAFTPLLPSVTCGTVEARSIVEPIRTITKKKGYDVHFKEAKCYKIDPEKKKVHCKSSQDTDLGGKEDFALDYDYLVIGMGARVNTFNTPGVVEHAHFLKEVEDAQRIRQTVIDNFERASLPGVSEEERKRILHFVVVGGGPTGVEFAAELHDFVHEDLGKLYPQIKDDVKITLMEAGDHILNMFDKRITAFAEEKFQRDGIHVRTGSMVVKVSDKEIYTKERATGNVVDIPYGMVVWSTGIGTRPEVVDFMKQIGQNNRRVLATDEWLRVEGCDGVYALGDCATINQRRVMEDIGVIFSKADKNKSGTLNLKDFQEVVDDILERYPQVKLYLKKNKMRNFKALLKNSQENAQNQPIVIENFKSALSAVDSQMKNLPATAQVAAQQGAYLADCFNRMEDCEKYPEGPLRFRGDGRHRFHPFRYRHLGQFAPLGGEQTAFQLPGDWVSIGHSSQWLWYSVYASKLVSWRTRMLVVSDWGRRFIFGRDSSRI; encoded by the exons ATGAGTGCATACTCTTTCTTTCAGAGAGCCTCCAAGGCTTATCACGATCACCCCACCCTGTCCAAGCTTCTTATTGTCTGCACTGTCAG TGGTGGAGGTCTAGTGGCATTTTCTGATGCCAGACCATTTAAGTCTATCTACTCGAATCAAGTTCAAGGTGAATGCAATAAAAAGAAGGTGGTGGTGCTTGGAACTGGTTGGGCTGGCACCAGTTTTTTGAAGAATTTGGACAACTCCTCATATGATGTTCATGTGGTGTCTCCTCGTAACTATTTTGCCTTCACTCCTTTGTTGCCTAGTGTCACATGTGGAACAGTGGAAGCTCGCAGCATTGTTGAACCCATTCGCACAATCACTAAGAAG AAAGGCTACGATGTCCACTTCAAGGAAGCTAAATGCTACAAGATCGATccagagaagaagaaagttcACTGCAAATCTAGCCAAGACACAGATTTGGGTGGGAAGGAAGATTTTGCTTTAGACTATGACTACCTGGTGATAGGCATGGGAGCCCGAGTGAACACATTCAACACCCCCGGGGTTGTGGAGCACGCCCACTTCTTGAAG GAAGTAGAAGATGCTCAGAGAATCCGTCAGACGGTGATCGACAATTTTGAAAGGGCGAGCCTTCCTGGTGTAAgtgaagaagagaggaagaggATTCTGCATTTTGTAGTTGTTGGTGGCGGTCCGACCGGCGTGGAGTTTGCTGCAGAGCTTCATGACTTTGTCCATGAGGATTTAGGCAAGTTATACCCTCAGATTAAAGATGATGTAAAAATCACACTCATGGAAGCAGGGGATCATATTTTGAACATGTTTGATAAGAGAATCACTGCTTTTGCTGAAGAGAAGTTCCAAAGAGATGGCATTCATGTGAGAACAGGATCAATGGTTGTAAAAGTGTCTGATAAGGAAATCTATACTAAAGAAAGAGCAACTGGAAATGTTGTAGACATACCTTATGGAATGGTTGTCTGGTCAACTGGTATTGGGACTCGCCCTGAGGTGGTGGATTTCATGAAGCAGATTGGCCAG AATAATAGGCGTGTTTTAGCTACTGATGAATGGCTGAGGGTGGAAGGATGCGATGGAGTATATGCTCTAGGTGATTGTGCAACTATAAATCAACGCAGAGTCATG GAAGATATTGGGGTAATATTCAGTAAGGCAGACAAGAACAAATCAGGTACTCTAAATCTAAAGGACTTTCAAGAAGTTGTTGATGACATCCTGGAGAGGTACCCTCAAGTGAAGCTTTAtttgaagaagaataaaatgagAAACTTTAAAGCCTTACTGAAGAATTCTCAAGAGAATGCCCAGAACCAGCCTATTGTAATTGAAAACTTCAAATCAGCTCTTTCTGCAGTGGATTCTCAAATGAAAAATCTTCCTGCAACAGCTCAG GTAGCTGCTCAACAAGGCGCCTACCTTGCAGACTGTTTCAATCGCATGGAGGACTGTGAAAAGTATCCTGAAGGTCCTCTCCGGTTTAGGGGAGATGGCCGCCATCGGTTTCATCCCTTCAG GTATAGGCACCTTGGGCAATTTGCCCCACTGGGAGGAGAACAAACTGCATTTCAACTTCCAGGAGATTGGGTCTCTATTGGTCATAGCAGCCAGTGGCTCTGGTACTCGGTGTATGCCAGCAAGCTAGTCAGTTGGCGGACAAGGATGTTGGTTGTATCTGACTGGGGAAGGCGATTCATATTTGGAAGGGACTCGAGCCGAATCTGA
- the LOC132181718 gene encoding putative pentatricopeptide repeat-containing protein At1g03510 — protein sequence TATLDVVVLERALRRSIGGSSATNFQRLLSFTKRLSSHVSQARHDEALALFHHIQASLALPLDAHVFSLVLKSCAAIHRPQLGTAIHAHVAKASFLSNPFVACALLHMYGKCVSIFPSRQLFDESPHRNVVVWNAMISTYTHSGCVPDALKLFEVMDVVPNVSTYNSIVAGLAGLDDGSFKAIAFYRRMKEMGLKPNVITLLALLPACLGVAALNLIKEIHGYAIRNDIDAHLQLSSGMVEAYGRSGCLVNAHNVFWGMRERDVVAWSSLISAYALHGEARTALDTFHEMELAKVQPDEITFLGVLKACSHAGLADEALDYFARMLTDYGVEASSDHFSCLVDVLSRAGRLHEAYHVIREMPVKVTAKAWGALLGACRTYGEPELAEIAGKALSQIEPDNPANYVLLAGIYASLGRHEEAEKMRREMKEKGVKAAPGSSWVVFQD from the coding sequence ACTGCAACACTGGACGTCGTCGTTTTAGAACGAGCATTGCGGAGGAGCATTGGGGGCTCCTCCGCCACCAACTTTCAGCGCCTCCTTTCCTTCACCAAGCGCTTGTCGTCGCACGTCAGCCAAGCTCGTCACGATGAAGCCCTTGCTCTTTTCCACCACATCCAAGCCTCCCTTGCCCTTCCTCTCGACGCCCATGTCTTCTCCCTCGTCCTCAAGTCTTGTGCAGCAATCCACCGCCCGCAACTCGGCACCGCTATCCACGCCCATGTTGCCAAAGCCTCCTTTCTCTCAAACCCATTTGTCGCCTGCGCTCTCCTCCACATGTACGGCAAATGCGTCTCGATTTTTCCGTCGCGCCAGTTGTTCGATGAAAGTCCTCACCGAAATGTTGTTGTGTGGAATGCTATGATATCGACCTATACACATTCTGGTTGTGTTCCTGATGCTTTGAAGTTATTTGAAGTCATGGATGTTGTGCCCAATGTGTCAACTTATAATTCAATCGTAGCGGGTTTGGCAGGTTTGGACGATGGGTCGTTTAAGGCGATTGCGTTTTATCGGCGAATGAAGGAAATGGGGTTGAAGCCAAATGTAATAACGCTTCTTGCTCTATTACCCGCTTGCTTAGGTGTAGCGGCTTTGAATTTGATCAAGGAAATTCATGGTTATGCAATTAGAAATGATATTGACGCGCATCTCCAGCTGAGTAGTGGCATGGTGGAGGCCTATGGGCGATCTGGGTGTCTTGTAAATGCGCATAATGTGTTTTGGGGTATGCGGGAAAGAGATGTTGTTGCATGGAGCAGCTTAATATCAGCATACGCACTACATGGGGAAGCAAGAACTGCGCTGGACACTTTTCATGAGATGGAATTGGCAAAAGTGCAGCCTGATGAGATCACTTTTCTGGGCGTACTGAAAGCTTGTAGCCATGCAGGATTAGCTGATGAAGCATTGGATTACTTTGCTCGAATGCTTACAGATTATGGCGTGGAAGCAAGTAGTGATCACTTCTCGTGTTTAGTTGATGTGTTGAGCAGAGCTGGGAGATTACATGAGGCATATCATGTAATCCGAGAAATGCCGGTAAAGGTGACAGCAAAAGCTTGGGGTGCTCTTCTCGGGGCATGTCGGACTTATGGAGAGCCGGAGCTGGCAGAGATTGCAGGTAAAGCTTTGTCCCAGATTGAACCTGATAATCCTGCCAACTATGTACTGTTGGCTGGAATATATGCTAGTCTAGGGAGACATGAGGAAGCTGAAAAAATGAGAAGGGAAATGAAGGAGAAGGGAGTGAAGGCTGCCCCCGGCAGTAGCTGGGTAGTATTTCAGGATTGA
- the LOC132181368 gene encoding pentatricopeptide repeat-containing protein At1g11900 isoform X2: MINASRHLKLFFQYHKTKPCSSLAIPGFRNQIPFTGSRLSRCNLLATQASPNEEEVTDEALNQILTTIENAPKPNGEICTAFVEKLCEAGNLSAAARLLQSLRDKHIFHSPKAYNLLLGAASERHDIELLSQVFKELLVVQGSLSSTSYLYVAKAFAKTSDGIQLLIFVKEVSALTSPSATVINRIIFAFAECGQVDKALLIYDLIKSLRCKPDLITYNTILDILGHAGRTDEMVHEFASMKGAGIVPDVVSYNTLLNNLRKVGRLDLCLVYFREMGENGVKPDLLTYTALIESFGRSGNIEESIRLFKEMKLRQIRPSIYVYRSLINNLKKLGKLELAMKYLEEMNSCLSDLAGPNDFKRRRR, encoded by the exons ATGATAAACGCTTCGAGGCACCTCAAGCTCTTTTTCCAATACCACAAGACAAAACCCTGCTCTTCTTTGGCAATTCCTGGGTTTAGAAATCAGATTCCCTTCACAGGAAGCAGACTTTCCCGGTGCAAT TTACTTGCAACACAGGCATCTCCTAATGAAGAGGAAGTCACAGATGAGGCCTTAAATCAAATTCTTACCACCATAGAAAATGCTCCAAAGCCCAATGGAGAAATTTGCACTGCTTTTGTTGAGAAGCTGTGTGAAGCTGGAAATCTTTCTGCTGCTGCTAGATTACTTCAATCTTTACGCGATAAACACATCTTTCATAGCCCTAAAGCCTATAATCTCTTATTAGGGGCAGCGAGTGAAAGGCATGACATTGAACTTTTGTCTCAAGTTTTCAAAGAATTATTGGTAGTTCAGGGATCCTTGAGTTCAACCTCTTATCTTTATGTTGCGAAGGCTTTTGCGAAGACAAGTGATGGTATACAGCTACTTATATTCGTCAAAGAAGTGTCAGCACTGACCTCTCCAAGTGCAACGGTTATAAACAGAATCATCTTTGCGTTTGCAGAATGTGGGCAGGTTGATAAGGCCCTTCTGATATATGATTTGATTAAGAGTCTAAGATGTAAGCCAGATttaattacatataataccATTTTGGATATTTTGGGTCATGCAGGACGCACAGATGAAATGGTCCATGAGTTTGCCTCAATGAAAGGAGCTGGAATTGTCCCAGATGTCGTTTCTTACAATACATTATTAAACAACTTGCGGAAAGTAGGTAGACTAGATTTATGCTTAGTGTATTTCAGGGAAATGGGTGAGAATGGAGTTAAACCAGATTTGCTTACTTATACTGCATTGATTGAGAGCTTTGGTCGATCAGGAAACATTGAGGAATCTATAAGACTCTTCAAGGAGATGAAGCTGAGGCAGATACGTCCTTCTATCTATGTTTATCGATCACTAATCAATAATTTAAAGAAGCTTGGGAAGTTGGAGTTGGCGATGAAATATTTGGAGGAAATGAATTCTTGTCTTTCAGATCTTGCTGGTCCAAATGATTTTAAACGGAGAAGAAGGTAG
- the LOC132181483 gene encoding uncharacterized protein LOC132181483: protein MSMAVPTLSSLNPSLKITPFSYLRLGTHTQTIPFRSSPTKTQSFNLKPGQNFPGFSGKIQGFVFERKLTVCASGGNAGVDDDEAERKARGESTMPERFRYLTKEAPAAPVRWPWFVALAFLVYAWRAVLLELSNWRKAVLGIVSFVGYLLKLALALVFHFIGDPITSLIRFVETAIYAIRAFYSGIVAYAPVPELTTLILLASAVLAIAEATVPNSVNSQPHLLTAAGLIGYAAVSGFISEPFFWTLLLLLYGFSRFVKKRDDVSSALPVAAVLAAVGEPWIRVLVMASYLALAISHHSKKLSEGKEEAKVVTANRRLPMPLLGAALAIGIRLAANWAGYRHLTWKIV, encoded by the exons ATGTCAATGGCTGTTCCCACTCTCTCATCTCTAAACCCTTCTCTCAAAATCACTCCATTTTCTTATCTCAGACTCGGAACCCATACCCAAACCATTCCATTTCGCTCTTCACCAACCAAAACCCAGTCTTTTAATCTCAAACCAGGTCAAAATTTTCCTGGGTTTTCCGGGAAAATTCAGggttttgtgtttgagagaaaGTTGACGGTTTGTGCGAGTGGAGGGAATGCCGgtgttgatgatgatgaagctGAGAGAAAGGCTCGAGGAGAGAGTACTATGCCCGAGCGGTTCAGGTATTTGACCAAAGAAGCTCCTGCCGCACCAGTGAGATGGCCTTGGTTTGTCG CCCTGGCTTTCCTTGTCTATGCATGGAGGGCAGTGTTGTTGGAACTCTCAAACTGGCGAAAGGCTGTACTCGGTATCGTTTCTTTTGTGGGATACCTATTGAAACTTGCCTTGGCTCTTGTATTCCACTTCATTGGTGACCCCATAACTTCTCTGATCAGATTTGTTGAGACTGCTATCTATGCCATTAGAGCATTTTATTCTGGCATAGTGGCATACGCGCCTGTTCCAGAGTTGACCACACTTATCCTACTGGCATCAGCTGTTCTTGCCATTGCAGAAGCCACTGTTCCCAACTCTGTAAACAGCCAACCCCATCTCCTCACAGCAGCTGGCCTAATTGGCTATGCAGCTGTGAGTGGTTTCATCTCTGAGCCATTCTTCTGGACCCTTCTGCTGCTCTTGTATGGTTTCTCAAGGTTTGTTAAAAAGAGAGATGATGTTTCATCTGCATTGCCTGTTGCAGCTGTGCTTGCTGCAGTTGGAGAACCatggattagggttttggtaaTGGCTTCATATCTGGCGCTAGCTATTTCCCACCATTCAAAAAAGCTTTCAGAAGGAAAGGAAGAAGCAAAAGTAGTAACAGCAAATAGGAGGCTTCCTATGCCATTGCTGGGTGCAGCCTTGGCCATTGGAATCCGTCTTGCTGCCAACTGGGCTGGCTACCGGCACTTGACATGGAAGATAGTCTGA
- the LOC132182984 gene encoding external alternative NAD(P)H-ubiquinone oxidoreductase B1, mitochondrial-like, producing the protein MTILSFLSRASRGFQGYTACSKLLILCTLSSGGLVAYSESHPDTGTPGVDPNQKELKKKRVLVLGTGWAATSFLKDLDASLYDIQVVSPRNYFAFTPLLPSVTCGTVEARSIVEPIRNIVKKRRGEVNFWEAECLKIDAANKKVLCRSKIENNLVGNREFSLEYDYLVVAVGAQVNTFNTPGVEENCHFLKEVEDCQKIRRTVIDCFETAILPHLTEEERKRNLHFVIVGGGPTGVEFAAELHDFFEEDLSNLYSTVKDLVKITVIQSGDHILNTYDERISSFAEQKFNRDGIDVQTGCRVVSVSDKEVTMKLKAKGEVCSIPHGLVVWSTGVGTRPVVKDFMEQIGQGNRRVLATDEWLRVKGYKDAYAIGDCATIDQRKIMEDISSIFKAADKDNSGTLTVREFKEVIDDMIIRYPQVDLYLQNNHLSGVTDLLKDPDGHDREEVDIEQFKLAFSHVDSQMKSLPATAQVAAQQGAYLSRCFNRQQQSQDNPEGPRRFRGSGRHKFRPFRYKHFGQFAPLGGDQAAAELPGDWVSVGHSTQWLWYSVYASKQVSWRTRMLVVSDWTRRFIFGRDSSRI; encoded by the exons ATGACGATCCTTTCTTTCCTCAGCAGAGCTTCAAGAGGTTTCCAAGGCTACACTGCTTGCTCTAAGCTTCTGATCCTTTGCACTCTCAG TAGTGGAGGTCTTGTGGCTTACTCAGAATCACATCCTGACACTGGCACTCCTGGTGTTGACCCTAATCAAAAGGAGCTCAAGAAAAAGAGAGTGTTGGTGCTTGGAACTGGATGGGCTGCTACTAGTTTCCTTAAGGACTTGGATGCTTCATTATATGATATTCAGGTTGTTTCACCCCGGAATTATTTTGCATTTACCCCTTTATTACCTAGTGTCACATGTGGAACCGTTGAAGCACGAAGCATTGTGGAGCCAATTCGAAATATTGTGAAGAAG AGAAGAGGGGAAGTTAACTTTTGGGAGGCAGAATGTTTGAAGATTGATGCTGCAAACAAAAAAGTTTTATGTCggtcaaaaattgaaaacaactTGGTGGGTAATAGAGAGTTCTCCCTGGAATATGACTACTTGGTCGTTGCTGTAGGAGCACAAGTAAATACTTTTAACACCCCTGGTGTCGAGGAGAATTGCCACTTTCTGAAG GAAGTAGAGGATTGTCAGAAGATCCGTAGGACTGTGATAGATTGCTTTGAAACAGCAATACTTCCTCATCTTactgaagaagagagaaagcgaAATCTTCATTTTGTAATTGTTGGAGGGGGTCCAACTGGTGTAGAATTTGCTGCTGAGTTACATGACTTTTTCGAAGAAGATTTATCCAATTTATACTCTACAGTTAAAGATCTGGTGAAAATAACAGTGATCCAATCAGGAGATCATATCTTGAACAC ATATGATGAAAGAATCAGTTCATTTGCTGAGCAGAAATTTAACAGAGATGGCATTGACGTTCAAACAGGATGCCGTGTTGTTAGTGTTTCTGATAAGGAGGTTACAATGAAGCTGAAGGCAAAGGGAGAGGTTTGCTCCATACCCCATGGATTGGTTGTATGGTCTACTGGAGTTGGGACTCGTCCAGTTGTAAAAGACTTTATGGAGCAAATTGGGCAg GGAAATAGGCGTGTTCTAGCAACTGATGAATGGCTCCGAGTAAAGGGATATAAGGATGCCTATGCCATCGGTGATTGTGCTACAATAGATCAACGTAAAATCATG GAAGATATCTCAAGCATATTTAAAGCTGCAGACAAAGACAACTCTGGTACCTTAACTGTTAGAGAATTCAAAGAAGTGATAGATGACATGATCATAAGGTATCCTCAAGTGGATCTCTATCTACAAAACAATCATCTGAGTGGCGTGACAGATCTGCTGAAAGATCCAGATGGGCATGACAGAGAGGAAGTGGATATCGAACAGTTTAAGCTAGCTTTTTCTCATGTAGATTCACAGATGAAGAGTCTGCCAGCAACTGCACAG GTTGCTGCTCAACAGGGTGCGTATCTCTCGAGGTGCTTTAACCGCCAGCAGCAGTCCCAAGATAATCCAGAAGGTCCTCGACGTTTTAGAGGTTCTGGGCGTCATAAATTTCGTCCATTTAG GTACAAGCATTTCGGGCAATTTGCTCCTTTAGGAGGAGACCAGGCAGCTGCAGAGCTACCTGGAGACTGGGTTTCAGTGGGTCACAGCACTCAATGGCTCTGGTATTCTGTATATGCAAg CAAGCAAGTGAGCTGGCGTACAAGGATGCTAGTTGTATCTGATTGGACAAGAAGATTCATTTTTGGTAGAGATTCAAGCCGAATTTGA